GAAGTCTGGAAAACTGCACGAAGCTTCTTTTAGCTCCATGAATGCTTTGATTGAGAGTTGTGTAAAATATTCTGAAGCAAACGTGCCTATGTTATTGGCTGATGCTATTGGAATGAATCTTCTTGCCAATGTGGCTGCTGAAGAAATGTCCAAGTCTGACATGGTTTCACCTTCTGTTTCTCCGCAAAGAAATACCCCTGCTGCTGAAGATGCTTGCACAGGTGATGATGTCAAGTCAAAGTCACCTCTGGCTGATATCTCCACTGGTGACCGTAGAAATGATGATGATGGTGATAGAGAGAAACTGGTTGTTAGTGCTAGTACTTCATGGTCGGAGAATAAACTGCATCCATCCAAGGGTGCTGCTACAGAGTTCTCTGGAGATAGAAAGGCCTCTTTTTTACCTCCTGAAGAGACAATGACAGGAGGATACAACAAACAGTTCAACTCTCCCTGCATTGATTCACAGCCGGCTGGAGTGAAGTTGGAGATCACTGAGAAGTCAGGTGAGATGGAAAAGGCTGCTTCTTCACCTCATAGTCTATCTGAGAAGGTAATTGATTGTGATATAAGCAAACAATCCCAGGAGGAGAAGGTGGTGTCCCGTGAGGTCAAGGTTGTTGGTGCTCTAGATGCTAAAATAGGTAGAAATTGTACTTCAGTATTAGAAGACAAGGTCAGTAATGCAGTAGTAAGCTTCGAAGACCAGAAACCAACAGTTGAAGTCTGCActtctaaatttgaaattgagagCAAGAATGGTGTGAATAGGGTGTTGAACAATGCTAGTATCGAGATGAAACCATCTTTTGTGGCAAAATCTGAAAAGATGGAGGCAAGTGACAAGGAAGAGCGTCTACCAACTAGTTCAAGTGGAAATCCCAATACAGACAAAGGTGGACAGTCTGATGAAGCAAATATAAGTCTTGTTCATCTGTCTGAAAAGACAAAATCTGATCAAGGAGCTGTTGATGCTTCAGCTGAGGATAAAGCCTGTGTGGATACTGATTTTACTACAAGAAATCAGAAAAGTGAAACTACCGTTGAAAGGAAGGATGTCACTGTGCAGAACTCTGGCTTGTTACTCAATCAGAAAGAGAGACCTGGTTTTTCAAATGCAGAAGTGCTGAAACATGGGGAATCTAGAGAATCAAATTTCTCTGCTGTTGAAGAAGATAAAACAAAGGACTGTGGATCCGCCACTCTGGAGACTTCTTCGGTCTGTGCTGCTGTTCCAGATTCAGCTTCAAAGGTGAAGTTTGACTTAAATGAAGGTCTTATTTCTGATGAAGGAAAATACGGGGAGACAATCAACTTTACAGGACCTGGATCTCTATCCAATGTCCATATTATGAACCCGTTACCTTTTGCGGTATCCTCAGTTTCCTGTAGTCTTCCTGCCTCCATTACAGTGGCTGCCGCCGCCAAAGGTCCGTTTGTTCCACCGGAGGAGCTATTGAGGGTTAAAGGGGAATTTGGATGGAAAGGATCTGCTGCCACAAGTGCATTTCGCCCAGCTGAGCCCAGGAAATCTCTTGATATGCCATTAAGTTCCACAAATATCTCTCATCCTGAAGCTTCTACCAGCAAGCACAGTCGTCCACAATTAGATATTGATCTGAATGTACCAGATGAAAGaacttttgatgaaataaattctCGAGATTCTGCTCTAGAGTTGATCTCTCCATTGGACCATATGACTAATCGTGCTGCACTGAAGAATGAAGTAATTGATTCTCCTGCTGTTCGCTGTTCTGGAGGACTCGATCTTGATTTAAATAGAGTTGATGAACCTGGTGATGTAGGGCAGTGCTCTGTGAGTAGCAGTAGTAGATTGGATGGTGCAGTTTTACCTTCCAAAGCATCATCATCCATTGGCTTGCCAACTGGGGAAGTGAGGAGGGACTTTGATTTAAATAATGGGCCTGGTGTTGATGATTCCAGCGCAGAACAGTTTTTATTCCACGATAATCATCAGGGAAGCATGCGTTCCCAACTGCCTGCTTCTAGCCTCAGACTGAACAATCCAGAAATGGGGAATCTTTCTTCTTGGTTTACTCCTGGGAATACTTATTCAACTGTGACACTTCCATCAATTTTGCCTGATCGTGTGGAGCAGCCGCCATTCCCAATGGTCACACCTGGTGCACAACGAATATTGGGTCCTCCTGCTGCTGGTTCTCCTTTCACCGCGGATGTTTACCGGAGTTCAGTATTGTCATCATCGCCTGCCGTGCCTTACCCATCCTCCCCTTTTCAGTATCCTATATTTCCTTTCGGAACGAGCTTCCCACTTCCTTCTGCAACATTTTCAGTTGGATCAGCTTCTTTCGTAGATTCTTCCTCTGGTGGGCGGCTTTATACGCCCCCTGTAAATTCACAGTTGCTGGGTCCCGTTGGCGCTGTGTCATCTCAATATCCAAGGCCTTATATGGTTGGACTTCCTGACAGTAGCAGCAACGGTACCATGGATCACAATAGAAAATGGGGAAGGCAGGGTCTGGATCTTAATGCAGGCCCTGGAGTGGTGGACATGGAAGGGAGAGAAGAGTCGGTTTCTTTGTCGGCAAGGCAACTCTCTGTTGCCGGTTCACAAGCATTAGCAGACGAGCATGGTAGAATGTATGCTGTACCTGGGGGTGTTCTGAAGAGGAAGGAGCCTGAGGGTGGGTGGGACAGTGAGAACTTCAGATTCAAGCAGTCATGGCACTAAGATCTGCAATCTGGTGATTTTATAAGGTGAGGCGTGTGTTATTTGTACGTTTATTGTTAGCTCAGCAGATTCTTTTTTAGCCTTTACACTTCAAAGTATGACCTGTACCTCCTACATTGTTTAAGCATTTGAATGGAACTTCTATGTAGGGAAGCGCTAGGACATCATGCATTAAGATTGCGTAACGCAAACTGTAAGCTTGTGCATTCATATATATTTGAGCTGTTACTCCTGCGCAGAAACTATGATATACAACCAATGAAACGCTCGCTTGCACCTTTGTGCACAATTATTTTAAAGGTTTCTGCTGAAGCatgctttcttctttttctagtTTGATATATTCtgaaagaataaaatatttttgaagttggaaatgCTTGGGTCTTCTGTCTTATTATCGAGACATATTATAGTTGCTTTCTTCTCCCTCCTGAAAATCTATTTCCAGTAGGTCGTTAAATCCCCATCCTTCGAAGAAGAGAAAATGcttgagaaaaagaaaatcaaacttTCTTCCCCAGTATCTCAGAGCTATATTCCTTGTCCTTCTTGTTGATGCCCCTTCATTCCTTTTTTGAGTTGTGTTTATTTTCGGAgattttttcctatatttttggTGTGGCTGACATTTTTACACCccattttattattctttttccttttaacgCAGCTACTGGAGGATGGACTTGGCTAACTCCTCAAACTCTCAGCTTCTGGCATGCTCCTGTGGGTGGGCGGTAAGTGAGCAAATTTGATGTGTTCAGAGTCTCCGACCACCACCTCTTCAGCTTATCAGTGTAGTTGGGATTTCCATGGTTTGCAAGCACTGCACTTTGGTCAGCTATATTCTCTGGGTGGATGCAGATGAGTTTTCCCTCTGTAGATATTTAACTGTTGGAAAGCTTGAAATCTTTGATGCCCAGGGACTGGGGATAAATCAATGTTATCCTGTCCAAATTATTGACAATGGAGGTCCAATTTCGAGACTGAATCAAACGGAAAGCTTTTCTTTGTGCTTTGCTGTTAATCATCTTTCATTGCTTCCCGTGTTCTTGGCTTTTCTCTGTCCTCCTTTGCCCATTACATATGTATACAGggttgacaccaaattttggtaCTAATGCTTTCATCAGGCATGTTTTAGTTGTTGTGGCTGCCATTGTACCATAAATTAAATCGTTCTAACGTTAGTTTGTAGTCTCATTCACAGATGATAGAACTCTTGTTAATGATATTTTCAATGATGGTGGGGTGATGTGCTTGTTTTTCTTTCAAGCTACTAATCTGAACCAACAGTCTTGTGAGCAACGAAAAGACAACTTCTGTTTTCTGATTTGGAGAAATTAAATGGGTGGAGCTTTTGCATGGGTTAGGGTTGTCTTGTTGTTATGGCTGTTCCAATAATCACTGTTTAGCTGTAACCTACAATTAAATGGCCGGTCCTCATATTGATGCTATGTTAATTATCAAGTGAGCTGAGTATGCATATCATCAAGTGTGAATGCAGAGTAATCTACAATGCAGAGATTGCGGTCTGGTTTGGGTGTAACCTGATATGCTTCTGTGCAGGTAATTAATCACAGAAACCACAAGTATGGAGTGGGACCATTGTTTATTTCTGTCTGCTGTGATGATTCGCAGCTCATTTTTTGTTTCATCTTCCCTTTTCCATTGCTCCTATAACCCAAGAGAGTTCTCATTTGCTTTTTTCCAAGTATGAGTTGTGCAATTGCTCCGATTGGCTGTATTGGGAGTTTTCACATGGTTCCACAATTTAGAATGTGAAGTCCGATTGCAAGCTTGTGATGCAATATTATTGTGTTACTCTCTCCTTTAAATGCAATCTTGTTGTCTTGTTAGCTCTCGTACAAAGGTATTGGGGTTGTGGTTAATAACCGTGTATCCATTGCTCAAGAAACTCATATATTAGCTCACGAACTTGGTATGAAACCTACTACCATGAAAGATGGACTCCACAGGTATGACAGTGTAGTTTATTTTGTACATCTCCAGTATTCTTTCTCTTGCTATATTCAAGAAAAACGCTAGCACACATTACTCCCTAATCTACTTACTGCAGCCCCTTGCGTAGCTTCTGGTAAACAGCGAGTGATTGGTTTAATAGAATTAATACATGTACTTGAAATATAAACCTAGCAAGTAACGTATTTTACAGACAAATCAAGGCCGTCCAGCAGTAAGTTGGGTTATGGAAAAACAAATACATTATGCTCGTCACAAAAGTTCTGATAGAAATGTAAGTTTTATAGGCAGCACGCTAAAGCCATGGATATAAATCATGTTAGAGGCCGAACAGATGGGAAATATGTACATtgaaatgtcacttcaaacaAACGAGCTTCCTTCCGCACATCACATTCCTGCAGTACCAGGTGAGATAAGTTAGTATTACAGGAGAGCGGTAAACAAACATTGCGAAGACTAACAATGCTATTTTGCAAGGAAACATTGCGAAGACTAACATCCTTAGCAAAAACACAAAACTTGGATGTCTTAACAGCAGGAGCAAAACTCAAAAGTATGCTATGTTGCAAGGAATTCCATTTCAGAACACAGACAAAACTGAAAAGTCAATGACAACGTCTCAGCAATCAAAGTCTCAATTATGTCAAGGGATCATTAGTGAATATTAAACCACAAATTAAACGCAGAATATCTTCTTTTGTATTTTGTTGCAAATTAGATACAGTTCTCGAACCAGATGTTTATAATTCTTTCATCGGGTAGTGTTAGAAGTAGGATGTTTaaatagtactccctccgtttcaatttatgtgaacctatttgactgagcacaaaatttaagaaaaaagacaAGACTTTTAAACTTGTGTAAAATtagacacatatattttgtgtagctataaatcatggaataaaggtaaattgtttctaaCTATGGAAATGAGTTCTTTTTGGCacgaactaaaaagaaaataggttcacataaattgaaacggagggagtagcaaGGAATCAGCATCGGCGAGCGCCACTGGACAAGGATTTCCACAGGATAATACTTAAGCTATTTGGTAATGACAGTTCATCTCGCCATCAGTATGTCAAGATCAGATAGTACTCAGGAATAAAATAAAAGGCAAAGATCCAGAAGTAGCAATAAACGTTCTTTAAGTTTACCTCATTTGCCTTACTTATTCGGGCAAAAGCTTTCATGTGACTATTAAACCCCATTCTACTTGAGGCTGCTGATAATTGCCACCAGGTTATCAGCTCAAATACTGAAACGAAGTCATATAAAATTGAGGATAGATGTGTTGAGCTGAGGCTGTAATCTTTTGTTCATTTGGCACTAGTGATATTACGCAATGGTCAAAGTTCTGTGGACACAAATCTCCTAAGTTGAACTGAGATCTTCAGAGTAATCTTTGTGTAATATATTAAGTTATGGAGAAGGAACCGGatacaacaacaacgacgacgaCCCAGGAACCGGATATTTTGGGGTTTCAGGATTAGTTGAAGACTTCCCTTCCTCTTCCGATGGGGGCAAGTCAATATGAAGGAACACCGTGATAAATCTATCAAGAAGAGTCCAATCTTCAAGAAGCTTCAAGGACCAGTTAGATATCTCACGATTTAGTGAAAGCCAACACCGGCCATAACCCTCAAAAACAGGTCATAAGTCTCGACTTTAGAAGTTTGTCACACTTTCTATAGTCTACTTGTTGTCAAATAGGTCAtccaaatgattttttttttccagaaggCCAGATTGGATACTAGAGACGAGAGGGGCCCTATTACTCTCTTTCATATCCTTATGTCTCTGTTTAAAAACTTTTGTTAGAAGAAGCCTTGGTCTGAAGAGTTGACTGTATCCATACTCTTCCCTAAGCTAGCACTGCATAGATCAAACTTTTGTAGGCTAGCTAATAAAGATAACATAGAAATGGAATATAAACCAAAAATTGTTGCTACTTGCTAGTGCAGTCACTTTAACCGCAACAACTGTAATGATAGGCCGCAGCCTCACTGGAACTTTATTCATATCACACAAACACCCTTACCCAAAAAAGTACGCATTCGCATGCACGACTTTACGTGAATTCTCTCAAGTATCTATACAAATCATTTCACAACGGCATTTAGGCAGCTGCAAATCAACACTTGTTGAATTTATCTGCTGAATTTCttatttcaaatcaatattagaGGCGCTAAAAAAATTCCacatgtgaaaagcacaagaaacACTAAAGAGTGGAGaggaaggaaaaaaggaaagagaacaG
This DNA window, taken from Nicotiana tabacum cultivar K326 chromosome 4, ASM71507v2, whole genome shotgun sequence, encodes the following:
- the LOC107810712 gene encoding uncharacterized protein LOC107810712 isoform X1, translated to MLHGKGQRESEVCRRSTTGGQHMPATTTTTVAAAHSSVVSSITSDSFCKDGRKVIVGDCALFKPPHDSPPFIGIIRRLTLSKDNNLQLGVNWLYRPAELKLSKGILPEAAPNEIFYSFHRDEIPAASLLHPCKVAFLSKGAELPTGISSFICRRVYDISNKCLWWLTDQDYIKELQEEVDQLLNKTRVEMHATVQPGGRSPKPMNGSMSTSQLKPGSDNVQSSVASFPSHVKGKKRERGDQGSESIKRERSIKTDDIDSGQIKAESVLKSEISKITDKGGLVNSEGVEKLVQLMQPDRMDRKMDLISRSMLASVVAATDNFDCLTRFVQLRGLPVLDEWLQDVHKGRIGEYSNTKDSDKSVEEFLFILLRALDKLPVNLQALQMCNIGKSVNHLRQHKNTEIQRKARSLVDTWKKRVEAEMNIIDAKSGSNQAVTWPSKSRLPEASHNVGKNPGGSNDATKGALAQLSASKMASIKPSQGETTTKSASLSPGSTKPASSPASGKEGQPRVSVGGSCDVPLAREDKSSSSSQSHNHSQSFSGKEDGRSSTAVSMNSIKISTGGSRHRKSINGYPGSSVSGSQKESAAGRSSHRNPTSEKLPQSALSGEKAVDVPVLEGSGHNHKLIVKISNRGRSPAQSASAGSYEDPTNMSSRASSPVLSEKNDQFDRTLKENAKAESWQSNDFKDVLTGSEDGDGSPATGPEEERSKIVDEGRKSAEARAACTSGIELKSGKLHEASFSSMNALIESCVKYSEANVPMLLADAIGMNLLANVAAEEMSKSDMVSPSVSPQRNTPAAEDACTGDDVKSKSPLADISTGDRRNDDDGDREKLVVSASTSWSENKLHPSKGAATEFSGDRKASFLPPEETMTGGYNKQFNSPCIDSQPAGVKLEITEKSGEMEKAASSPHSLSEKVIDCDISKQSQEEKVVSREVKVVGALDAKIGRNCTSVLEDKVSNAVVSFEDQKPTVEVCTSKFEIESKNGVNRVLNNASIEMKPSFVAKSEKMEASDKEERLPTSSSGNPNTDKGGQSDEANISLVHLSEKTKSDQGAVDASAEDKACVDTDFTTRNQKSETTVERKDVTVQNSGLLLNQKERPGFSNAEVLKHGESRESNFSAVEEDKTKDCGSATLETSSVCAAVPDSASKVKFDLNEGLISDEGKYGETINFTGPGSLSNVHIMNPLPFAVSSVSCSLPASITVAAAAKGPFVPPEELLRVKGEFGWKGSAATSAFRPAEPRKSLDMPLSSTNISHPEASTSKHSRPQLDIDLNVPDERTFDEINSRDSALELISPLDHMTNRAALKNEVIDSPAVRCSGGLDLDLNRVDEPGDVGQCSVSSSSRLDGAVLPSKASSSIGLPTGEVRRDFDLNNGPGVDDSSAEQFLFHDNHQGSMRSQLPASSLRLNNPEMGNLSSWFTPGNTYSTVTLPSILPDRVEQPPFPMVTPGAQRILGPPAAGSPFTADVYRSSVLSSSPAVPYPSSPFQYPIFPFGTSFPLPSATFSVGSASFVDSSSGGRLYTPPVNSQLLGPVGAVSSQYPRPYMVGLPDSSSNGTMDHNRKWGRQGLDLNAGPGVVDMEGREESVSLSARQLSVAGSQALADEHGRMYAVPGGVLKRKEPEGGWDSENFRFKQSWH
- the LOC107810712 gene encoding uncharacterized protein LOC107810712 isoform X2 produces the protein MHATVQPGGRSPKPMNGSMSTSQLKPGSDNVQSSVASFPSHVKGKKRERGDQGSESIKRERSIKTDDIDSGQIKAESVLKSEISKITDKGGLVNSEGVEKLVQLMQPDRMDRKMDLISRSMLASVVAATDNFDCLTRFVQLRGLPVLDEWLQDVHKGRIGEYSNTKDSDKSVEEFLFILLRALDKLPVNLQALQMCNIGKSVNHLRQHKNTEIQRKARSLVDTWKKRVEAEMNIIDAKSGSNQAVTWPSKSRLPEASHNVGKNPGGSNDATKGALAQLSASKMASIKPSQGETTTKSASLSPGSTKPASSPASGKEGQPRVSVGGSCDVPLAREDKSSSSSQSHNHSQSFSGKEDGRSSTAVSMNSIKISTGGSRHRKSINGYPGSSVSGSQKESAAGRSSHRNPTSEKLPQSALSGEKAVDVPVLEGSGHNHKLIVKISNRGRSPAQSASAGSYEDPTNMSSRASSPVLSEKNDQFDRTLKENAKAESWQSNDFKDVLTGSEDGDGSPATGPEEERSKIVDEGRKSAEARAACTSGIELKSGKLHEASFSSMNALIESCVKYSEANVPMLLADAIGMNLLANVAAEEMSKSDMVSPSVSPQRNTPAAEDACTGDDVKSKSPLADISTGDRRNDDDGDREKLVVSASTSWSENKLHPSKGAATEFSGDRKASFLPPEETMTGGYNKQFNSPCIDSQPAGVKLEITEKSGEMEKAASSPHSLSEKVIDCDISKQSQEEKVVSREVKVVGALDAKIGRNCTSVLEDKVSNAVVSFEDQKPTVEVCTSKFEIESKNGVNRVLNNASIEMKPSFVAKSEKMEASDKEERLPTSSSGNPNTDKGGQSDEANISLVHLSEKTKSDQGAVDASAEDKACVDTDFTTRNQKSETTVERKDVTVQNSGLLLNQKERPGFSNAEVLKHGESRESNFSAVEEDKTKDCGSATLETSSVCAAVPDSASKVKFDLNEGLISDEGKYGETINFTGPGSLSNVHIMNPLPFAVSSVSCSLPASITVAAAAKGPFVPPEELLRVKGEFGWKGSAATSAFRPAEPRKSLDMPLSSTNISHPEASTSKHSRPQLDIDLNVPDERTFDEINSRDSALELISPLDHMTNRAALKNEVIDSPAVRCSGGLDLDLNRVDEPGDVGQCSVSSSSRLDGAVLPSKASSSIGLPTGEVRRDFDLNNGPGVDDSSAEQFLFHDNHQGSMRSQLPASSLRLNNPEMGNLSSWFTPGNTYSTVTLPSILPDRVEQPPFPMVTPGAQRILGPPAAGSPFTADVYRSSVLSSSPAVPYPSSPFQYPIFPFGTSFPLPSATFSVGSASFVDSSSGGRLYTPPVNSQLLGPVGAVSSQYPRPYMVGLPDSSSNGTMDHNRKWGRQGLDLNAGPGVVDMEGREESVSLSARQLSVAGSQALADEHGRMYAVPGGVLKRKEPEGGWDSENFRFKQSWH